One window from the genome of Musa acuminata AAA Group cultivar baxijiao chromosome BXJ1-4, Cavendish_Baxijiao_AAA, whole genome shotgun sequence encodes:
- the LOC103980567 gene encoding probable CCR4-associated factor 1 homolog 7 gives MSKSDDAAGVEFRDVWADNLEAEFAVIREVVDDFPFVAMDTEFPGVAIRPLGDFKTVADSNYHILRANVDLLHLIQLGLTFSDAEGNLPASANGGRPIVWQFNFREFDVDRDISNPDSIDLLRKSDIDFKRNREHGVDANRFAELLMASGVVLNDSVRWVTFHCAYDFGYLLKILTCRRLPETREGFSELIRTFFPVMYDIKHLMRFSNSLHGGLNKLAEQLEVDRVGTCHQAGSDSLLTARAFRKLMEKHFDGSIDRYAGVMYGLDIE, from the coding sequence ATGTCGAAGAGCGACGATGCCGCCGGCGTCGAGTTCCGCGACGTCTGGGCCGACAACCTCGAAGCCGAGTTCGCCGTGATCCGCGAGGTCGTCGACGACTTCCCTTTCGTTGCCATGGACACCGAGTTTCCGGGCGTCGCCATCCGCCCCCTCGGCGACTTCAAGACCGTCGCCGACAGCAACTACCACATCCTCCGCGCCAACGTCGACCTCCTCCACCTCATCCAGCTAGGCCTCACCTTCTCCGACGCCGAAGGTAACCTCCCGGCCTCCGCCAACGGCGGCCGTCCCATCGTGTGGCAGTTCAACTTCAGGGAGTTCGACGTTGACCGTGACATCAGCAACCCCGACTCCATCGACCTCCTCAGGAAGTCCGACATCGATTTCAAGAGGAATCGGGAGCACGGGGTGGATGCCAACCGGTTCGCCGAGCTCCTCATGGCGTCCGGCGTTGTCCTCAATGATTCCGTCCGCTGGGTGACCTTCCATTGTGCTTACGACTTCGGGTACCTTCTAAAAATCCTAACTTGCCGTAGGCTTCCTGAGACCCGAGAGGGGTTCTCGGAGCTCATCAGGACGTTCTTCCCGGTCATGTACGACATCAAGCACCTGATGAGGTTCTCAAACAGCCTCCACGGGGGGCTCAACAAGCTAGCCGAGCAGTTGGAGGTCGACAGGGTGGGGACTTGCCACCAGGCTGGGTCAGATAGCTTGCTTACTGCTCGGGCATTTAGGAAGCTGATGGAGAAGCACTTTGATGGATCAATTGACCGATATGCTGGGGTTATGTATGGTCTCGATATCGAATAA
- the LOC103980572 gene encoding E3 ubiquitin ligase BIG BROTHER-related — MAGSKHDTDEGNPNPIPTPPPLAGDAPLSGEATSPPLLPPSARRPFTSLSQVDADLALARALQEQERAYALLRMNGVDGSDYESSDADSYDYEEEEVEEGVGDEPDHVIEEDAGNIEGSDYDQDAFDANDPDVDDEAFTMALQDSEEQEVAVRLMALAGLNEWVSDDHDDYGDNSQDAWQEVDPDEYSYEELIALGEVVGTENRGLSVDTISGLPLVNYKANNVQDSNAEQCVICRLEYEDGDSLMLLSCKHRYHFECINKWLQINKVCPACNAEVSTSENK; from the exons ATGGCCGGAAGTAAACACGACACAGACGAAGGGAACCCTAACCCGATTCCGACTCCTCCACCGCTCGCCGGGGACGCACCGCTATCCGGGGAGGCGACGTCGCCACCCCTTCTGCCGCCTTCCGCCCGCAGGCCCTTCACCAGCCTCAGCCAGGTCGATGCTGACCTAGCTCTTGCCCGCGCGCTTCAAGAACAG GAGAGGGCGTACGCATTGCTGAGGATGAACGGTGTCGACGGCAGTGATTACGAGAGCTCCGACGCCGATAGCTACGATTATGAGGAGGAGGAAGTCGAGGAGGGCGTCGGAGACGAGCCGGACCATGTGATCGAGGAGGACGCGGGGAACATCGAGGGGAGCGATTACGACCAGGACGCTTTCGATGCTAATGATCCTGATGTTGACGATGAGGCATTCACAATGGCGCTGCAGGATTCTGAGGAGCAGGAGGTGGCTGTTCGGTTGATGGCCCTCGCAGGATTGAATGAAT GGGTGTCAGATGATCATGATGATTATGGCGATAACTCTCAA GATGCCTGGCAAGAGGTTGATCCAGATGAATACTCATATGAG gaACTAATTGCACTAGGCGAGGTAGTTGGAACTGAAAATAGAGGCCTTTCGGTTGACACAATATCCGGTTTGCCTTTAGTAAATTACAAGGCAAACAATGTCCAAGACAGCAATGCTGAACA ATGTGTCATATGCCGGCTGGAGTATGAGGATGGTGATTCCTTGATGCTGCTTTCTTGCAAGCACAGATATCACTTTGAATGCATAAACAAGTGGCTACAAATAAACAAG GTATGTCCTGCCTGTAACGCCGAGGTATCAACATCAGAGAACAAGTAG
- the LOC103980573 gene encoding actin-related protein 2/3 complex subunit 3 — translation MVYHSSFVDEEGITKACGCPLLPLKTHIKGPAPVSDQDKIDIVDEAITFFRANVFFKNFDIKSPADKLLIYLTFYINVALKRLEGCRTLAVGTKAIINLGLEKVPVPGEPGFPFPGLFSVPQSQDEAELFRNYLKQIREETSGRLLNCAYRPNGTPNKWWLAFAKRKFMNIVVL, via the exons ATG GTTTATCATTCTAGTTTTGTTGATGAAGAAGGTATAACGAAAGCCTGTGGTTGCCCCCTTCTTCCGTTGAAAACTCATATTAAGGGTCCTGCTCCTGTCTCAGATCAAG ACAAAATCGACATTGTTGATGAGGCAATAACTTTCTTTCGAGCAAATGTTTTCTTTAAAAATTTTGACATCAAGAGCCCAGCTGACAAGCTCCTTATCTACTTGACATTCTACATCAATGTGGCTCTGAAACGGCTGGAGGGTTGCAGAACTCTTGCTGTGGGGACCAAAGCTATCATTAATTTGGGCCTAGAGAAGGTTCCTGTGCCTGGAGAACCAGGTTTTCCTTTTCCTGGTCTTTTTTCCGTTCCACAGTCTCAGGATGAAGCAG AACTATTCAGGAACTATTTGAAGCAGATAAGAGAGGAGACAAGTGGAAGGCTGCTTAACTGTGCTTATAGGCCTAATGGCACCCCTAACAAATGGTGGCTAGCTTTCGCAAAGAGGAAGTTCATGAATATAGTTGTTCTCTAG